TTGATAGTTCGCTGATTATGCCCAGGTCAATGCCTTCGCCTTCACCCCTATAATCCTCACCACAAAAATCCCACTCATAGTATTGGGTATTCACCGATTCATTACTCAACGTCAACGACTCCCCGATACATAAATCATCATCTACAGTAAAACTCAGCGTCGGACATACTGCCTCTATCACCGTTACTGTATTTGTAACCGTCCAACTACACCCTTGAGACGTTTCAACTATCAGAACTACCTCTACTTCCCCAGGATCTGTAAATATGAAGGTCGGATCTTCTTCTGTACTGCTTTCTAGTCCGCCAAAGTCCCAGGACCAGCTAACTACGGCATCTCCCGATAAGGTTAAATCTTCCCCATCAAAGGAAATTGGAAGGTTCTCTACAACCTCAGATGGAAAACTAAATGCCGCTAAGGCTCCATCATTCACTTCCAATTCTCTTGTGAATATGGTCTCACAGCCATCTGCATTTGTTGCTCGCAAACTCACTGTATAACTACCTGCTAAGGAATAAGTATGTGTAGGAGTTAACTCATCCGATACTGTCGTCCCATCACCAAAGTCCCAGGTCAAACTATTGGAAGAACCCGTTATTTCTCCCGTAAACGAGATCGCCTCACCGAAACAATTGTTGTCAAACGTAAACGACACTTCCGGACCTACTGTGATCTCCACTGGTGTACTGCTCAGGGCTGAACTACAACCTGGAAGAAAACTCTGCAAGGTTACCGTCTTGGTTCCTGAAGTCGCAAAGGTGAACTCGCCATCCTTGCTCGTACTATTCCCCTCTCCATTGAAATCCCAACTATAGGTCAATACATCGTCATATCCCGTTTCATCGGTGGTATTGGTAAATGTCAGTGCGGTATTCGTACATAAACTACCCCCCGATACGGTAAACGTTGGCATTGGGGGCTCCGGATAGATCGTTAGCGTTTCCGTTACTGTATTCGTACAGCCATCCGCATTCGACACCTGCAAAGTGATGGTCTTCTCTCCTGTAGTCGTAAAATCAAAGGTAGGATTTGCCTCACTACTGCTGCCTTCACCATTGAAATCCCAACTGTAGGTGCTGATGTCCCCACTCGTGTTGACACTTGTAAATGTATTTTCATTGAGGATGCAACGGCTTTCATCAATCGTGAAGGATATATCCGGAGCTGTGGATGAGTTCACTGTTACCGTCTGAGTCAGCACCTCTTCACATCCCAATAGACCAAAGCCTCGAAGGATCACAGGGTAGGTACCTGATGTACCATAGCTCACCTCACCTGTAGGAGCAAAATCTTGTGAAAATGTCGTTGAACTCTCACAATCAGATCGCGTGAATCTTATCATCGAAAACTGGTTCGATGTAAATTCCACCCCTAATCCATAGTATATCCCTCCGTAAGCAATTACTTCAAATGCAGTGTTCACACTAAACAAGCCTCCAAAATTGCCTAGATCTTCCAGGGTTGGAGAGGTGTTGCTTAGGCTGCTTCCGAAATTCATTCGATAGATGGTCCCACTGCCCGTTGTATTGACAATGGCATAATAATCATCAAACTCCTTTAATAAGCTGAACCCCGCGCTGCGGCCGATCCCCAATGCGGTAGTAGTAACTGAGCCACTAGAAAGGTCACTTCCTAAAGACAAATGATGCAGATTGCTCCCTGTTCCACTCACCAACCCAAACCATAAACCTGCCTCGTTTACAACAAAGATTTCAGAAGGAAAACGTACTGAGCTGATCGATCTCGTTGTAGTTGTAGGGGTATTACTAAGTGATGATCCAAAATCTAGTATTACCAATTGGCCACTACTTCCTCCACCAGCAAGTATGGCAAAGTAATTACCACCGTCTTCTAACATTTGTATTCCTCTTAGGTCAGTCACCCCTGTGGAGCCAAGGTTTTGTACGGTCGGCACAGTGGTCAGGCTCGACCAGATTAGCCGATAAACGTTTCCACTTTGATCTGCCAGTAGACCATAGCGCGTTGTTCCTTCTATATAGGTCCCAATACCTTGGATATTTGCAGACAAACCCAGATCTCCAAGATCAACCACCGCATAGGTATCGGATAAGGAGTCGAAATCAATTCTAAATAACTTCTGATTGTCCCGGCTTACAATGAAGGAATGAAAAGTATTTGCCTCTTCCCCTCTTAAGGAGATAAGGTCATACGGTGTGGATAGATCTGTTAAAACTCCGAGATCTATACCTTCTGCTTCACCACGAAAATCCTCCCCACAAAAATCCCATTCGTAATATTGTCCATTAATGGAATTATTACTCAATGTCAGTAATTCACCTAAACACAGGTCTGAATCCATTGACACATCCAATGTGGGGCATACCGCCTGTACAACCGACACGGTCTTCGTCACCATCGAGACACACCCTTGAGTAGTCTCCACCGTAAGCGTTACTAGAACATCCCCCGCAGAAGTGAAGGTGAAAGAGGGATCCTCCTCTGTACTCACACCTAACCCGCCGAAATCCCAGGACCATGATATCACTTCATCGCCAGAAGTAGTCAGATCCTGGCCGTCAAAGCTTGCGGAAACATTTTCAATTACTTCATTAGAAAAGCCAAAATCAGCTAGTGCACCATCATTCACAATTAGTTCCGAAGAAAATGTTGAAGAACAGCCCACATCATTTGTTACAGTAAATTGAACCGTATAATTCCCTGCTGTTGCATAAGTATGCTCAGGAGATAATTCACCTGTGATGATGGTCCCATCATCAAAATCCCAGGATATGCTATTGAAGTCCCCATTGATTGCACCCGTAAAAGCTATTGCTTCACTAAAGCAGTTATTGCTAAAAGTGAAGGATACCTCTGGCCCTTCGTCAATCGATATGTCTGTTGACGTGACCGCTGAACTACATCCTGTCAAAAAACTCTGAAGGGTGATGGTTTTATCCCCGGCAGTTGCAAACGTGAACTGTGTATTGGTTTCTGTGCTATTTCCCTCGCCATTCAGGTCCCAACTATATGTAACCAAACCATCGTATGCAGCATCAACTGTTGTATTATTGAATGACAAAGTGTTATTGGTGCATAAACTACCTCCTGAGACTGAAAAAGTCGGTGTGGGAGGTTCGGGGTAAATGGTTACATTCCTGCTAACTTCATTGGGGCATCCCGAAGCATTTGACACATTTAATGTGACTGTTTTTTCGCCTGTAGTGACAAAATCAAATGTCGGCGCTGCATCAGTACTGTTCCCTTCGCCATTAAAATCCCAGGTGTAACTGGATATATCACCACTCGTATTGACACTAGTAAAGGTATTATTGATGAGGATACACCGGTTCTCATCTATCGTGAAATCTATGTCTGGCGCTGATTGTGCAATTACGGTCAGCGTTCGCTGGGCATAATTCACCTGATCCCCATTAAAAGCAGCTAATGAAATTCCTTTAACTCCGGAAATGTTGTACGAAAAGAATGGATTCGAATCATTTGAATAATAATCACCTGACCCGCCACAAGTATTAGGATATGTTATCAGGTAAAAACTGTTATTACTGAAATCATTCGCAACCGCATAATAATTTGAAGAGTCGCGAACCATGGAATATCCGAATATATTACTCGATAATACGCCTAAGTTACCTAAGGTACTCGCACTGGCAATCGTAGTAGCGTTTAAGTCAAATTTGATATGATGCAAGGTACCATTCCTTTGCATCACCGTAGCATAATAGTGTCCACCTTCATTGACAAAATCCACATTTGTGGTATTGCTAAAAGACAACCCTTGATAGTTACTTATCGTCGGGGTAGAATTAATGGTATTCGCAAAATCTAAGCGCACTAGATCCCCATTATTACTAGAAGCAATAAATCCTACATAATCATTTCCGATTTTTTGTACTGAGATGCCTCTCAATCTATTGCCAAAAGCACTATTGATTTTTTGTGAAGCATTGATATCAGAATCGGGTGCCCCGATTTCGATGATTGTGAAGGAAGATTCGGATGAAGCTCCATTGCTTACAACCAGAAAAACATCATCTTCTTCAACTACCACTTCTACTCCGGATGGATTAACAAGATTTATATCAGTCAAGACATCAATGGTAGGCGCATTTTCAAGCGAAGTACCGAAACTAAGTCTTAATATTTCACTACTTGAAAAATTAGCCAGGAAACCATACCACATCTCATTGTATTGTAACAATGCTAATCCACTAGATCCATTCATTAAAGGATCAGAGATCTCAAAATCGGAATAAGTTTCGTTGCTTAAGCTATCACTGAACTTCAGAACTGAAATCCGGTTATCATTGAAATCGCTGACAAATACGTAATAGTCATCGCCAACCAACACTACTTTTTGATAGAACGATTGATTAAAAATACTATTCGTCAGTTGGTTGCTCGCTACGGGGATAGAGTCAAGATCTCCTACACAGAAATCCCATAAGTATGCATCTGCTCCTGTAGACTCATTGGTGAAAAGGATATTTTCAGACAGACAATACTCATTCTCAACACTAAAACTAGCGACTTGAGAATAGGCCATAAACGACCCAATCAAATAAAGAAGTGTAAGGAATGATCTCACTTCAGAAAACTATTGTCGGTACTACTTTTTTGAAACTGTCTTCAATAAAAAAATCACATGATCTCCTTCAAATTTCCATATTAAAAAACAATATATTCCAATTCCAGCCACTAAATCGATTAAAAGCACCATATAGTCGTTGAAATGTCCTGCGAGTAATATTGTAATGAATTTCACTGCCAATGCCATTGTTATCGCGCAGATTAGGACCTTAAAAAGATTCTTCACTAAATCTGTAAATTTCATCTCAATTAAATCCAACGGATATTTGAAATTATGATACATAATGGCAAAACTCCCAATCATATAGAAAGTAGCAACACCAACAATGCCATAAGAAAGTCCGAAACAAATAAATGCGATCACAATCAGATTCATCACCATCGACACTTTGAATTGCAACTTGGTATTCCCCTGAAACATATACAAGTTTCCATTCAAAGTCCCTATGGATTGTGGGATTGCGGCGATAGACAACACTTGAACGATAGGTACCATTGCCACCCATTGCTCTCCAAAAACAAAAGGCACCATGATATCTGCTGTTACCAAAATACCACACATCAAAGGGAAGGTGACCATTGCAATTGTTTTTGTCACCTTAAGGTAAATGGATCTAACCTGCTCCGTATCGTTTTGCAAGGCTGAAAAAGAAGGAAAAATCACCCTTGAAATCAAATGTGACACATTATGTAACGGCATTGTCATCAGCGCATACGACTTGGTGTAAACTCCAAGCGCTGTTGGGTTAAGAAATTTACCAACAAGCAGATTATCAATACTTCTGGTCCAATAAGAGAAAGTACGTGTTGCAAACAAGTACTTTGAAAAGTTGATAATGGACGTAATGGATTGAAACGAAAGTTGCAAACTCGGTTTCCACCTAACAGTCAAGATACATAACATGCTATTGATCAAATAAATCAACAATGTCTGGAAGACAAGGGCATAAACACCATAGCCGGAATAAGCCATCCAAATAGCCACTAAAAGGCTAATCATGTTACTAATAAACATGATGAAGAAGAGGCGCTTGAAGTCCATCTGCTTAGCTAGTAACGCACTGTGCACAAGACCAACTGAAAGGACTAAAAAGCCGAGCCCGGAGAGTTTAGTAACAGTAACCAAAGCTGGGTTATCATAAAAGGCAGCTACCCAACTTGATGAAAAATAGAAAATCAGACTTAGTACAATACTAACCGCGATGTTGAGCCAGAAAATGGTATTAAGTTGAATCTCGGAAATATCCTTCTTTTGAATGATTGCACTACTAAAGCCAAAATCAGCAAATATCATAGCATAGCCAATCAATACATTGATCATACCAAACAACCCGTAATCTTCGGGAAGCAAAAGCCTTGCAAGTACAATGGAAGAGGTAAGTTGAATCACAAACTTCACCACTTGACTTACCAGACTCCACTTTAAGCCTTTTACCGTCTTATCCTTTACCGTTGTTTTATCCATCTGTTACATAACCAAACTGCTCAGCCAAAGGCCAACAGATATTCTTGATCAATTTGAAATTCTCCTCACCAAAAAACTCACGATAAGAAAGGGTATGGTCGCCTTTAGGCTGAAACTGAATGTGCAATTTTTCCTCGATATCTGTTTTCACTTCCAGACCTAGTTCATAACACATGCGAGAAATAAAACCTTTCTTATCTGCTTTGAAATCCTCATACCTGGCAAGCCGGGTAGTAACCTCCTGATGATACTTTAGATAATTCATGACTGCCTCTTTCCACCTTACCGCAAGAACAGCAATTGGGTTTCTTTCTGCAGGAAAATTCCAATTTTCAGCCTGAAACAAGTTATAATGAGCTCCCAGATCTCGAATTTGTTCCGTACTAAGTTCCTGCAATGACCCATCCAATTGATATCTGTTGAGAATACTTCTTATGTTTCCGAAAGGATTTCTCACAACAAAAACGTATTGCGCATCAGGAAAGATTTCTAGCAGTTCGCCATAAAGAAATGTCAGGTTAGGCTCCTTGACCAGGGTTGTCCTAAAATACTTTCTATGCGATTTTACGGTTTTACCCAAAAGCAATTCTCCAGCCACCAAACGTTGGATATAAGGGGGCCATAATACAGGTATGTCGATTGTTTTGCTGATATTGCTCGCATCCGCGATAAGGTGGCCTATTGCTGAAGTACCTGATTTTTGATTACCCAGAACAAAAATTTCCGGTTTTGATTTTTTAAAAAACATCAGAAGAGACAAATATTTCTAGCCCATTAAACATGAATGAACGTTGATCTAAATGGGTAAATGGCTTATAGTTACCTACACCGTATACACGAATTAATTCACCTTGATACACTACTTTGGTTCCGAAAATATCTGCTCTAAACTTCAGCACCATCTCTTCTATGGAATCGACCTCTTGAAGCACCAATTCCTCGGGCAAAGGCTTTTTCATTTTCAAGGCATCGTCCAGTACCTCCTGCTCCCGTGAACGGGATTGAAATTTCTGCCGGTTCCACAGAAACTTACTGAAGGACTTTCTGGAATATTTCTTTAAGACCCCATTAACATCGTCGCTTGTCATGTGATTTTGCAACTCAAAAGATTGCTGAATAAGGATATCTCCCTGATCAAATTCTGCATTAACTTCATGAAGTGTGAACCCAAATCTTTTTTCACCATTTCTAATGGTCCAATAAACCGGATGCATCCCCGCATATTTAGGGAGCAGTGACCAGTGCATGTTCGTTGAAAATGTTGCAGCACTAATTTGAGCGGCAGGAATCAATCGTAAAAAGCCAAGGCTACACAAATAATCAACCTCGACAGGCTGAAAGGTTGTTTTATCATAAATCAGGAATCGTTTAGCCCTGATAAAGAAATAAATATAACACAAGAGTTCTGAAAACTTTCTGTGCCTGATCCGCTTCCATAAGAAACGTAGCTTATCCTTAAGAGGTAATGCTAACAACTGATGATAGCTCTTTTTACTTTCGACAGATAGATATATTGTTGATACACGATAAAACGGATTGAGAATCAATAATGGGAAGTAGTGAAAAAAATAACTCCCAAGCTCCGTGAAGACAACCGTTTTTTTACTTCTGAAAGACATAAATATTCTCCCCATTTTCGTTCACGCGTTGAAAACGTTCACGGAACGAAGGCTCCCTGTACATTACTTTGTTAATGTACTTCTTTCTGTACCCCGCCTCACGACATAGTTTTTCATATTCTTTTGGCGATCTATGATTGATATAGTGTATATCCTGCCCATGTTCATTTCTTACCTTCGAACTCCTCTCACAAAAAACCAGAAGGCCATTAGGATTCAAGAGGTTGTAAGCTTTTAACAGGATGTCGAGTAGATCCTGATCTTCAATAACATGCTGGAACACCCAAAACGAAAAAAACACATCAGCAGCAGGCAAATCTATTTTGTCAAGATTGCCATCTTCGATATGAAAAAACTCCTGTTCCGGATGGTTTTCTCTGGCCTTTACTAGCATCTCTTCAGATTGATCTACTCCCGTGTAATCGCTAAAATATGTGACTAAAAAGTCCACATTTCGACCAACTCCGCTGCCGAAATCAATTACACTTTTCTTATCTGCGAATATTGGCTTATCAAAAACAGTCACTAAATGACTATGATGGATCTTGCTCAGATTTAGATTTTTCTGACCATCCTCATCTTTCGGATCCAAAACCGGCCTGAACCCATCAAGGCTAGCCAGGTCATTCCAATATTTCTTTTGAAAATTAAGGTATGAACTCATTTGAAAAAGAATGATCTGAATTTACCTAAAATACGTGATTTCATGCTTTCTTTTTCCCAGATAGGAGCATCCATATAAGTTGCTCCAAAACCAGACTTAAATCGTTCTACTCCTTCAATGCCTCCACTGGGATTGAAATCAAAATAAGACAAATTCCGATGTTTGGCATCTGCTATCATCTGATAGAACAAGAGATGAATAGGTCGCTTATCATAATATTCTTGATCCGATGCGCCATGCCAATAGATGACGTTTCTCTTCGAATAGAGCATGATGGCTCCTCCAACTATTTTTTTATCGATGATGGCAACCCACAACGATAAATTCTCCTGGCTTTTTAGCAGACTAAATAAGTTTCGTCGATAGGCAATGGTGGCCTTATCACTCCACCTTTCCAGTGACTTCAAATAAATCTCAAAGTATTCATCCCACTGCTGCTCCGTTGTAGCCAGTTCGATATTGACATTAGATTTAATCGCCTTTTTCAGGGATCGTTTGTGCGATGTGCTCCACCTCTCTTTGATATCATCGGTGAGTTCTTTTAAATCGATCACCTGGCTAACGTCGTTCTTTTTCGACAGATCTAACTCCAAAGGCAAGTAGGGATTCCCTCTCAATGTCACATTATCATAAACGGAAATGATGTGATTCATCACCTCCGAATCCGGTGAGGAGTTCTCAGCAATCACACCACCGTAAGTTCCTGCCTGTGACATGTGTGTATGGCGCAAAGCCCCCTTGAAGGAAAAAACTTCCCCGAATGGCACGATGTATTGTGCTCCATTGTCCAACCTAATTAAGTCGGCATTGGACTTGATCACTCCTTGCGAATATGCCTCCCAAACTTCTCCCCACATTGGCGATTGGAAGTACGTGGCGTAATCGCATGCCTCCCAGCATGTCAACCACTCTTCTCTGGTTGCTCTTCTTCGCTCGACTATTTTGGCGTAAGACATGCCAACAAATGATTAACAAATTCTTCCTCAAATGGAAACCCATACCACATCGGCAATCTCAATAATCGCTCACTCTCTTTTGTTGTATAGACATCCTCACCGTGGAA
This DNA window, taken from Cytophagales bacterium, encodes the following:
- a CDS encoding class I SAM-dependent methyltransferase, with protein sequence MSSYLNFQKKYWNDLASLDGFRPVLDPKDEDGQKNLNLSKIHHSHLVTVFDKPIFADKKSVIDFGSGVGRNVDFLVTYFSDYTGVDQSEEMLVKARENHPEQEFFHIEDGNLDKIDLPAADVFFSFWVFQHVIEDQDLLDILLKAYNLLNPNGLLVFCERSSKVRNEHGQDIHYINHRSPKEYEKLCREAGYRKKYINKVMYREPSFRERFQRVNENGENIYVFQK
- a CDS encoding formyltransferase family protein — protein: MGRIFMSFRSKKTVVFTELGSYFFHYFPLLILNPFYRVSTIYLSVESKKSYHQLLALPLKDKLRFLWKRIRHRKFSELLCYIYFFIRAKRFLIYDKTTFQPVEVDYLCSLGFLRLIPAAQISAATFSTNMHWSLLPKYAGMHPVYWTIRNGEKRFGFTLHEVNAEFDQGDILIQQSFELQNHMTSDDVNGVLKKYSRKSFSKFLWNRQKFQSRSREQEVLDDALKMKKPLPEELVLQEVDSIEEMVLKFRADIFGTKVVYQGELIRVYGVGNYKPFTHLDQRSFMFNGLEIFVSSDVF
- a CDS encoding sulfotransferase, which translates into the protein MFFKKSKPEIFVLGNQKSGTSAIGHLIADASNISKTIDIPVLWPPYIQRLVAGELLLGKTVKSHRKYFRTTLVKEPNLTFLYGELLEIFPDAQYVFVVRNPFGNIRSILNRYQLDGSLQELSTEQIRDLGAHYNLFQAENWNFPAERNPIAVLAVRWKEAVMNYLKYHQEVTTRLARYEDFKADKKGFISRMCYELGLEVKTDIEEKLHIQFQPKGDHTLSYREFFGEENFKLIKNICWPLAEQFGYVTDG
- a CDS encoding GNAT family N-acetyltransferase codes for the protein MSYAKIVERRRATREEWLTCWEACDYATYFQSPMWGEVWEAYSQGVIKSNADLIRLDNGAQYIVPFGEVFSFKGALRHTHMSQAGTYGGVIAENSSPDSEVMNHIISVYDNVTLRGNPYLPLELDLSKKNDVSQVIDLKELTDDIKERWSTSHKRSLKKAIKSNVNIELATTEQQWDEYFEIYLKSLERWSDKATIAYRRNLFSLLKSQENLSLWVAIIDKKIVGGAIMLYSKRNVIYWHGASDQEYYDKRPIHLLFYQMIADAKHRNLSYFDFNPSGGIEGVERFKSGFGATYMDAPIWEKESMKSRILGKFRSFFFK
- a CDS encoding MOP flippase family protein: MDKTTVKDKTVKGLKWSLVSQVVKFVIQLTSSIVLARLLLPEDYGLFGMINVLIGYAMIFADFGFSSAIIQKKDISEIQLNTIFWLNIAVSIVLSLIFYFSSSWVAAFYDNPALVTVTKLSGLGFLVLSVGLVHSALLAKQMDFKRLFFIMFISNMISLLVAIWMAYSGYGVYALVFQTLLIYLINSMLCILTVRWKPSLQLSFQSITSIINFSKYLFATRTFSYWTRSIDNLLVGKFLNPTALGVYTKSYALMTMPLHNVSHLISRVIFPSFSALQNDTEQVRSIYLKVTKTIAMVTFPLMCGILVTADIMVPFVFGEQWVAMVPIVQVLSIAAIPQSIGTLNGNLYMFQGNTKLQFKVSMVMNLIVIAFICFGLSYGIVGVATFYMIGSFAIMYHNFKYPLDLIEMKFTDLVKNLFKVLICAITMALAVKFITILLAGHFNDYMVLLIDLVAGIGIYCFLIWKFEGDHVIFLLKTVSKK